The genomic window TTCGAGCGCGTGGACTGACTGTGGTGTGTCGTAGTGCTGATTTAGAGTTCATCGAGGGCTGTCGAGATGACGTCGTCTGGGACGACTGACAGTGGCCTGAGCGCACCTGCTGTAGATCTCGGCAGAAGGTGATTCAGCGCGCTCCCATACTGCGTTAGTTGGAGCGTCCAGTCGCGAACGTCGGCTGGTGAAGAATCAAGTTGGAACACGGCGGGACGGTCGCGTGTCCCCAGCGTGCTGTGATGCTCCCCTGACAGATACTTGCCGTGGACACCGACGGCTGGGAGTACTTCTGCCCGTCTGTTGACTCCAGGGTACCCCTCCGTGACGCTCTCCGCGAGTTCTTCGACCGTCTTCACATCAGCATCAGCGTGAATGATTACCTCTGTCGCTGGCAAGTCGCTGAACGTTGTACCCGGAAGTTCATCGAGGTCGCATTTCAACTGCTCGCGTAAATGCTGTTTCTCTACCAACCGATTCGCTTCGACGATCTCCAGAATCTCCTGCTCCGAGACTGCATCGGAGGGATCCCATTCCTCTGGAGCGCTACTACCCGATGATTCCGCCACTTTTCCGTAGAGCTCGCTACTTCCTCCGAGCGCTGAGATCACGTCGCGGACCACCGGATCGACCGGATCGATGCCGTTATTCTCGAGCACTTGTTCGAGATGCTCCTCGATCGCCTCGTGTCTCTCGCTGATCGACTCGGGGACGAATCCGTCGGCGATCATCTCGTCGAACCTCTCCTGTGCTTCCATCTCTGCATCAATCAGATCCGACAAGTTTTGGAGATCCGAGATCGCCGAGGAACGACTTACATTCACACCAAATACAGCATTAATGAAGCCCACCACCAGGTCCAGTTTTACAGCGTCTGAGTCACCAGTGCCGAACGGTTCTACCGCTGGGACGAGTGGAAATGCGGTTGCGAAGTGGCCTAGTCGTTGCCCAAACCGTTCCGGGACCGTCTCTTCACCGGACAGTCTCGACCGCTCTCGGATAAACGGGATCTCGTCTAGGTCTTCGACACCGTAGATCTTGGAATAGCGACGTACCTCGTGTCCGGCCTCCTCACGCACGTCTTGGCTGAAGAATCCGGCACGAGAGAGAAGTTCTACGTCGCTCAATAGGGAGTCGATTCGCTCGGGGAGCGGCTGGACCTTCCGATCGACGATGTTGGATCGTGCCATGTCCGGGCGGTTTGTATACGTCTTTCCAACATCACGGCGCTTCAGTCGCTCATCGCGAGGTTCGACGGGCTTGCCCTCTGCAACCACCTCGAGAAAGCCCCGCTCGTTCTCGTTCAGACCATAACGATTTGTCATAAATGGATATGAAACAGATTCTGTTTCTAGCAAGGGGTCTGTTCCACACTCGCATAAGCTTGACTGTAATCATGAAGATTACAAAGCGACTCGTCGGCCGAGGAAAGATTACGATCCCGGCTGCGATCCGGGAGGAGTACGGTTTGGAAGACGGCGATTTCGTGGAAGTCGACGTCGCTCCAGTGGACGAGCGGGAGGAGAACGCATGACGAAGGTCGTGCAGCAGCATCGCGAGGACCTCGAAGCGCTCGCTCAGAGCGACCTCCACGTCGACTGGATCGCACGCACACTACTGGAACTCGACGAGGAGGGCGGTCGGGAATGACGACGGGCGAGGGACCGAGCTACCCCGCAGCTTGCGTAGCCACTCGGACCGCTGAGGAGGTCCGCGAGCAGCTCCACGAAGGCCAGGCGATCGCCGTCCGGACGGCCCGCGAACCCTACCGGAGCCGGGTCGTCCTTGGCGGGCGAATCGAGATGTGCGAAACTGGGAGTCCGTGGTTGTGCGTGATTCACCCTGGCTGTGGCTGGCGATGGAGTATCGGCGCTCCGGACACCATCGAACGGATGGAGTTGGACAGCCTCGACCACGGCCCGCCCACGGAGGTACGCCGCGGTCGTCGCTCAGAATACAACACGACTCCAGGACTGGCGCAGAACGAGGAAGGCTTTGTCGACCTTCTAATTCCAGGACCGGTGTTTCGACGTGGGCGTGTCCACTACTACACTCCCGACCCGATGGGGAGGGTGACCGACATCGCAGTCGGTCCCGAGGTTGCCCCCACCGCGTTACTACCGGCAGAAACGCGTGGTGAGCGGTCAAATCACGTACCGCAGGGGGAGTCGCGATGACCGACGAGCGGCCGCCAAAGCCCCACGCCCTATCGGTCGAACCCGACGGAATCCCGACCGCCCTCCGCGAGGACGGCGCGTGGCTCGTCTGGCGCTACGTCTGGCAGGAGGACCGCGAGCAGTGGGCCAAGGTCCCCTACCACGCCGATGGGGAGCACCGCGTCGACGCCACCGACCCCGCGAACGGCGTCGACTTCCCGGTCGCCCTGGCGACCTACAAACGCGGGACGTACGACGGGCTGGGCGTGATCACAGATCCGGACGATCCGCACCTCGTATTCGACCTCGACGACGTCGTCGATCCCGAACGGCGCCACGAGTCACTCCCGGACCTCGTCCGAGAGATCGTCGAGGAGCTGGACACCTACACCGAGTACTCCCCCTCGCAGACGGGCTACCACGTCTGGGTCGAGGGCGAGAAGCCGGGCGAGGCCTGCCGTTCGGACCTCCCCATCGACCCAGTGGTAGAAGGCGAGACACCGCACCTCGAACTGTACGACGGCAGCTCCGGCCGCTACATCACGGTAACGGGGCAGCACGTCTGCGGCACTCCCGAAACTGTCGAGCCGCGCCACGAGGTGACGAGGTCGCTCTACGACGAGTACCTCGGGGCCGCCGACGCACCCGACGGCCCGATCGACCAGCCCACACCGGGCAGGGACAACAGCCTCGACGACGAGGACCTCCTCGAACGGGCGAAAGCGGCCAGTAACGGCGAGAAGTTCGAGCGGCTCTGGAACGGTGGCACAGCCGGCTATCCCAGCCAGAGCGAGGCCGACCTCGCGCTGTGCGGCCTACTCGCGTTCTGGACTGGCGGCGACCGGGAGCAGATGGACCGGCTGTTCCGGCAGTCGGGACTGTACCGAGAGAAGTGGGACGAACAGCGAGGCGACCGGACGTACGGCCAGCAAACGATCGTGAAGACGCTGCAGGGGAACACGGAGTTCTACGAGCCCCGCGACGGGAGTACGGGTTCACCGGTGAGCGGACCGGCCGACCACGTCTCGGAACCGCTCCTCGACGCGATCCGAGAAGCGCCGACCGACTGGATCGATCCGGACGCGCAGGCGTGGAGTGTCCGGGCAACCGAGGACTTCGGCGCCTCAGAAATCGCCAGCGCAGTTCGAAAGGGCGAGCTCCCGGGCGACGCCGATGACGCCATCGCCAGCGCGGTCATGGCCGGCAACTTCCCCGACGAGATCGGGGCGGCGTTCACAGCGTGGAACCGAAAACCCGACGAGTGGGACGTCGAGGTGGCGCGCTACTTCGATCCCGGCGCGCTCGATCCCGGGGCCATCGCGGCGGACGCGGACGTGGACCCCGAGAATCTCGGCGGGCTGCCGGCGCGGGAACTGGCCCACCACGTCTGGACGCGCGTTCGGCGCCGGGACGACGTCCACGTAGTCGCTCGCGTCGGTGAGCGCGGCGACGGCAGCCTCTTCAGTCACGATCCGGACACGGGGACCTGGTCCGAGACGGGCGCTCCAAAGCTCCGTACTATCGCCAACGAAGCGCTCGGATCCGCGTACTCCAGATGTGTCGGCGACGAACTCGAAGAGCGCGTCCGGACGACCCGCGCGATCGACGAACCGAACGGGCAGGTCGACGTTGACGAGTTCGGTGCGCCAGTGGAAAGCCTCCCCGTCGCGAACGGACTCCTGGAGATCGGCGGCCGGGAGCTCGGGCCCCTGGAGCCGACCGACTACGCGCTCGCGACCCTCCCCATCACGTACGATCCCGACGCGGACTGCCCGACGTTCGAGGCGTTCCTCGAAGAGGTGTGCCCGCGGTCGGTGGATCGCCAGAAGCTCCAGGAGTTCGTCGGCTACGCGCTCATGCACTGGGCGCTGCCCTACCACAAGGCGCTGTTCGTCGCGGGGCCCCAGGCCAGCGGCAAGTCGACGTTCCTCGACGTGGTCCGGCGCCTGCTCGGTCCGGAGACGACCTGCTCGCTCGCGCCCCAGGAGATTACGAGCGAGCGCTTCGCCGGGTACGACCTCTGGGGCGCCTGGGCGAACATCCGGTCGGACATCCCCGCGGAGCTCATCCAGAACACGGGTAAGTTCAAGGAGGTGACCGCGGGCGACCCGATCAAGGTCGAGCAGAAGCACAAGGACCCGATCACCATCGAGCCGACGGCCAAGCACTTCTTCGCCGCGAACACCCTGCCCTCCGCGGAGATCGACGACGACGCGTTCTTCCGGCGGATCCTCATGGTTTCCTTCCCCCGCACCGTCCCCCGCTCCGAGCGAGATCCCCACCTGATCGATGCCCTCGCGGACGAACTCCCCGGCATCTTGAACTGGGCGCTCGACGGCCTCGACCGGCTACGCGACCAGGGGCACTTCTCCGGCGACCTTCCACCGGCAGAGACGCACGAGAAGTGGCAGACCTGGGGCGAGTCCATCCAGCGGTTCCTCCACCAGTGCGTCGACACCGACGTGGCCGCGACCGCCACCGTCCCCAAGGGCGACCTCTACGACGCGTACGTACGGTTCTGCGAGGAGGAGGGCATCCCCGCGGAGTCCAAACAGAAGTTCGGACGGGAGATCATGGGCAAGCCAGGGGTCGGCGAGAAGAACGCACGAAAGGATGGACGTCGCGTCCGGGTCTACACCGGCATCGAGTTAGACGAACGCCGCGTGACGGCAGAGCGCGAGGGCGACCAGCGCGGACTGGGAGGGCACTAGCTGATGCGGCCTTCCTCCAGTCGTCACACGCGGCGAGTGATCGGATCATCCGCTCCAACGCAGTCCGGAACGGCCACCTCGACACACGCCGGGTCGTTTCACCGAGGCTGCTGCGGTACGCGAGGTACGGGCATCTACGGACCTTCGCGTGACGCGCGCGAACTCAGTACTGCCGATTGGGAGAACTTCTCCCTAATGGCCCGTACCACGCGTACCACCTCGGCTAGCGTACGCCGGTCGAACCTCGCTTGCGGATCGGAAACCACGCAGCACTCCGTGACCAGCTGTTTGCCGACTCCGACCACCAGCCCGTGGCCGAATGGAGCAGGGAGCATCCGAATCTCCCGCAGTGGCCTGGGTGGGAGCGGCACCCGCCACGGAGCAACTCAACGCAACTCATGACCGACGACACTCCCGACTACAGCGCACTGGAACCGCCGGACGGGAAGGCGCCACAGGAGTACACGCACCACGAACGGCGGGCGGCAATCTTGCGCCACCTGATCGAGGTGGGCTCACCAGCTGGCGTGACGCAGGCTCGCCTCGCGGAGCGATACGGCGTCCACGAGTCGACGATCTCGCGTGACATGGACCGGCTGCGGGAGTCCGTCGGCGAGCACCTCGGGACGGAGGCGAAGTTTACGACGCGAACGCTGTACTACCACGTCGTCGAGGAGCTCCTTGCCGCCGACGACTGGAGGGCGACCAAGGCGGCCTGGGACGTTGCCATGGACTGGAACGAGTGGCTGGCGGAGATCGGCGAGCAGCGCCGGGAACCCGACCGCTCCGAGGTCGACGTGGACATGCGCTCGCGAGCGGTCGATGTCGAGTACACGGTCGTCCGGGAGGGCGACGACGACCTGCCGACGACGGCTGACGGCTCGCCGGACCACGCGGCGCTGGGGTTCACCGCGGCACCGGCGGTGCCCGAGGAGACGGGCCAGGAGGCGTGCGATGAGTGAGACCGGAGAGGACGACACCGCCGTCCAGCGGCGAATCCTCCGGTCGCTGTGGGAGCCTCACCCGGGGCAACGCGCCATCATGGCCCACCCGGCGCGGTTCCGCGTGGTCGCCTGTGGCCGCCGGTGGGGCAAGTCCGAGATGTGCGCCCACCTCGCGCTCGAACACGCCCTGGAGCACCCGGGGAGCACCGTCTGGTGGGTCGCGCCCACGTACGATCAGGCCAACGAGTTCGGCTTCGACAAGGTCAAGCCGCTGCTCTCGACGACAGTGCTCGCGGACGATCCCAAGCGCACCAAGCCCCGGGAGTTCGTACTGACCAACGGCAGCACCGTGTCGTTCCGGAGCGCGGAGCGCGAGGACAGTCTGCGCGGGGGTGGTGTCGACTTCTTGGTGATCGACGAGAGCGGGAGCGTCCCTGATCGAGCCTGGACCGACGAACTCCGCCCGGCGCTCTCCGATACGGAAGGCGACGCCGTGTTCGTCGGCACGCCGAAGGGACGGAATTGGTTCCACCAGTGGTTCCAGCGGGGCCAGTCCGCAGACCACCCCGAGGTGGCGAGCTGGCAGGCGCCGACTATCCAGAACCCCCACGTCCCCGACGAGGAGGTCGAGGCCGCCCGGGAGGACATGCCCGAGCGCGTGTTCGAGCAGGAGTACCGCGCGCAGTTCGTCGACGACACCGGCGGCGTGTTTCGGAACGTCCGCGAGCAGGTCGAGGACTACGACCTGCCGGTCGCCCCCGCCGACTGTGAGGCGCCCTTCGCGATCGGCGTGGACCTTGCGCGCCTCCAGAACTGGACCGTCGCCGTGGTACTGGACGACCGGGGGACGGTGGTAGCGTTCGAGCGGCTCCAGCAGACGACGTGGTCGCGAATCCAGCAGACCATCGAGCAGCTCGCTGGGCGCTACGACCCGGCGACGGTCGCCCTCGACGCATCGCGGGACAACAAGATCGTCCAGGACCTCGCGGACGCCGGCTTGGCGACGGAGCCAGTGCGTTTCACCCCGGCGAAGAAGCGCACACTCGTCGAGAATCTGGCGACGGCTCTCGAGATCGACGAGTTGACGCTCTCGTCAGACGCGACCCCTCTGGTGAACGAACTCGAGGTGTACGAGTACGAGGCGACCGAGAGTGGTCAGATCCGGTACACGGCTCCATCAGGCTTCCACGATGACTGCGTGGACGCGCTGGCGCTCGCGGAGTGGGCTCGATCGAACGCTCGACGTGAGCCGATTCAGGTCCCCAGTACCTGGTAAAAGTCGTTTCCTGATCGACTGGTGGTGACGTATGGGGAAAAAGAAACAGACGGATTTACACATTCATTATTGTACTGCAATTTTATCTTTACACGTCCAACATTGTCCCATGCCAGTGCGCTTCCATCACAGGACCAACATAATATCTGCGGATTCCTCAACTTCATTGACGATCCACCCGGCTCTCGTACTCTATTGGATCTTCAGCCCCTACGTTCTGGAACGCCTCTAGCCTGAACGCGCATGAATCACAGGTGCCACATGCCGGCTCCTCGCTTCGGTAGCAACTCCAAGTCAGCTCATAGGGCACGCCCAGTTCGAGGCCGCGTTCGGCGATATCCGTCTTCGACCACTCGACGAACGGCGCGATGAGGTCGATTTTCGTCTCGGGTTTCGTTCCGACATCTATGACCTGCTGGAACGCCTCGAAGAATTCCGGCCGGCAGTCCGGATAGCCGGCGAAATCCTCGGAGTGAGCGCCGATGAACAGGGCCCTACAGTCGCTGGCCTCGGCGTAGGAGACTGCCATCGAGAGCAGGTTCGCGTTCCGGAAGGGGACGTACGATGTTGGAATCCCCTCGGCGTCGGGATCGGCTTCGGCGACGTCGATTTCGTCGTCAGTCAGACTGGAGTCGCCGATCGCCGAGAGATGTTCGGTGGCAACGTGGAGGAAGTCGGCAGCTTCGACCTCTTCTGCGAGCGCCCGAGCACACTCGAGTTCTTTGTCTTCGGTCTCCTGGCCGTAGGAGGTGTGTAGGAAGTAGGGTTCGTACCCCCGATGGATCGCCTCGTAGACGGCCGTCGCGCTGTCCATTCCGCCAGAAACCAGGATGACTGCGTTCTCGCTCATAGGTTACTGAGTACGTTGTCGAACTGCGTTCGGTCACAGTCGTTGGGATCCCCTGCAGTCGCTCGCGAGGTCGTCTCCGTTCGGGTCTCGACGCCTCGCATCGCTTCGCAGAGATGCGTCGCGGACACCTCGACGATCACGGATTCCGGGTCGAGTTCGTCCTGTAGCCCTTCGGCGATGTCCGCCGTCAGGCCCTCTTGGGTGGCGAGTCGCCGTGACTGCCAGCGGACGTACCGTGGGAGTTTCGAGAGACCGACGATCTCCTCGCCGGGGCGGTAGCCGATGTGGGCCACGCCGAAGAACGGGAGCATGTGGTGTTCACAGAGGCTGTAGATGGGGATCTCCGTCTTGACGACGAGTTCGTCGGTATCGGCCCCGAACGTTCGAAGGTCGGGTTTGGCGGTCTCGCGCGTTCCCTCAGTCAGTGTCTCCATCATCGCAGGGACGCGGCGATCCCACGTTTCCGCCAAGGGGGCCTTTTCGGGTTCCTCGCCGATTGCCTCAAGCAGGAGTCTCGTCCCCCGCCGAGCCTTCTCGAGGTCGATCTCGCTGTCCTCCACCGGATCGGCCGTCGTCTCCTCGTACTGAAGCTGATTGTCGGTCATCTATGTCCCCGGCGCGTCGTTCCAGAGGTCGACGTGCAACCGTGGCGTGTATCGGTAGCCGTGGTCCTGTGCGAGCTCCGCCACCGTTCCCCGCCGCTCGTCGAGTTCCTCGCGTGTCATTCCTTCCGGCATGAGCAGAACGTCGTTGTTCTCGATCTCTGTATCCGCCGTCTCCCGGAGCCGAACGAGCAGGTCCTCGATCTCGGCCATGTCGTCGGGCCCGGTAACCACGAACTTGAGTTGGCTGTCGTAGGCGTCGACGAGGTCGGACAACGTGTCCACGTCGATCCGACGGTTCTCGTGGCGCTCCGCCCACTCGCCCGCTCCCTTCGGATCCAGTTCCTCGGTGGGCGTGGAACTGGCGAGTTTCGGGCTAATGCTCGCGAGATCGATGGGCGCGTCACGGTAGATCGTGCCATTTGTCTCCACGGTCGTATGGAAGCCGCGATCGGCGAGTTCCTCTAGCAGTTCCTCTGTGTCGTCGTGGATCATCGGCTCGCCGCCAGTAACGACGACGTGTTCTGCCGCGTCAAACTCCGCGATCTGCTCGACGAGTTTATCGATCGTCAACCAGGCACCGGTGGGTTCCCAGGAAGTGTGGTAGGAGTCACAGAACCAACAGCGGAGGTTACACCCCGACGTCCGCACGAAGACGGAGGGGACGCCCGCGAGCTTACCCTCGCCCTGGAGGGAGTAGAAGAGCTCGTTGATAGGGAGTGCTGCTGCCTCGGGCGTGTCCTCCGAACCGACGTCACTGACGTCCGTAGCGACCGGCATCAGTATGTGGCACAGAGTTCGCCGGTCTCTCGAACGGTGACCGAGGCATTCGAGACGTTCTCGGGGAGTTCCTCTTCGAGTTCCCGTTCGAGCTCGAGGGACATCACCTCCGCCGTGGGTGGATGATCCAGGAGTAGGAGGCTCTCCCCTTCGCCGGCTTCTTCGAACGCTTTCGCCAACGGATCGGATTTCTCGAGCAAGAACCGGTGGTCCCACTCGTCGATGATGTCGGTGACGATCCCCTTGTCGACGACCCACCCTTCCATGGTGAGCGTTCCAGTCACCTCGATCGTGATCTCGTAGTTGTGCCCGTGCGGACGCGAGCACTTGCCATCGTGGTGGCGAATCCGGTGGCCGGTACTGATTCTGATCGGGGAATCGCCCCCGATTCGGAGAGTACGCTCCCCGGCTTCGGCCAGTTCGATATTACTTGAGGCCGCTTCGGATAATCCTCGGGGCATATCCCAGGATCATCTAGCAGTCCAATAAAGGTACCGCGACCTGTTGAACGGCGGATAGAAGCGCGTTCGTTCACAGCCTGGAGAATGCCCAGCGCTGGCACCCACTCTTTTGGTCTCCTTCCTCCAAGAATATCCATGGCGAAAGTGAGCGTCGAGATCCCCGATGAACTGTTAGAGGACCTCGATGAACACGTTGGTGAGGGAAAGAAATTCGTCAACCGAAGCGAAGCAATTCGAGGATCTATCCGGAAGACGCTGGACATCTTCGACGACATCGATGAGCGGCAGGGGAGGATCGAAGAGAGTTGAACACTCATGAATTTGTCATCTATCCCTACCGAATCCGGCGTATACTGTATGTTTGATCTTGACGGCGCGCCAGCTTATGCCGGACAGACCAGTAACATCAGGAGTCGATTACGACAACACTTCATACGCCAGGACTCGAGCGTTTCCAGTTACGGTCGTCTCGATCCATGGGACATTGCCTCCGTAAGTTGGTGGACAACTGAGCGGTGCGATCCAGCGGAACAAGAATTGCTGACTACGTTCCAACCCTATCTGAACTTCTCTGCGGAGAGCGATACACCACCGTTGTCAACCGATATCAGTCTTGATTCACCTGATGGGACCTTTGCCCTCATGTCTGATCAAGAGCAGGAGTTCCGGAGGCAGCCGTATAACCGAGTCAAACAGAAAATGGAGCACATCAACCGGATGGTAGATAAGATTAAATACGCCGATCACAGCGACGACACCCGTCGGACGCTGTACGAGCACAAACGCATTTTGGAAGAGAATCTTCAGGAATTCCTCGGTGTCGATGAGATGCCCGGGTGATGGGCGGATTACGTAACTTTGCCGTCAAGCTCGAGAACCGGAATCAATTCT from Salinarchaeum sp. Harcht-Bsk1 includes these protein-coding regions:
- a CDS encoding AbrB/MazE/SpoVT family DNA-binding domain-containing protein; the encoded protein is MKQILFLARGLFHTRISLTVIMKITKRLVGRGKITIPAAIREEYGLEDGDFVEVDVAPVDEREENA
- a CDS encoding phage/plasmid primase, P4 family yields the protein MTDERPPKPHALSVEPDGIPTALREDGAWLVWRYVWQEDREQWAKVPYHADGEHRVDATDPANGVDFPVALATYKRGTYDGLGVITDPDDPHLVFDLDDVVDPERRHESLPDLVREIVEELDTYTEYSPSQTGYHVWVEGEKPGEACRSDLPIDPVVEGETPHLELYDGSSGRYITVTGQHVCGTPETVEPRHEVTRSLYDEYLGAADAPDGPIDQPTPGRDNSLDDEDLLERAKAASNGEKFERLWNGGTAGYPSQSEADLALCGLLAFWTGGDREQMDRLFRQSGLYREKWDEQRGDRTYGQQTIVKTLQGNTEFYEPRDGSTGSPVSGPADHVSEPLLDAIREAPTDWIDPDAQAWSVRATEDFGASEIASAVRKGELPGDADDAIASAVMAGNFPDEIGAAFTAWNRKPDEWDVEVARYFDPGALDPGAIAADADVDPENLGGLPARELAHHVWTRVRRRDDVHVVARVGERGDGSLFSHDPDTGTWSETGAPKLRTIANEALGSAYSRCVGDELEERVRTTRAIDEPNGQVDVDEFGAPVESLPVANGLLEIGGRELGPLEPTDYALATLPITYDPDADCPTFEAFLEEVCPRSVDRQKLQEFVGYALMHWALPYHKALFVAGPQASGKSTFLDVVRRLLGPETTCSLAPQEITSERFAGYDLWGAWANIRSDIPAELIQNTGKFKEVTAGDPIKVEQKHKDPITIEPTAKHFFAANTLPSAEIDDDAFFRRILMVSFPRTVPRSERDPHLIDALADELPGILNWALDGLDRLRDQGHFSGDLPPAETHEKWQTWGESIQRFLHQCVDTDVAATATVPKGDLYDAYVRFCEEEGIPAESKQKFGREIMGKPGVGEKNARKDGRRVRVYTGIELDERRVTAEREGDQRGLGGH
- a CDS encoding HTH domain-containing protein, coding for MTDDTPDYSALEPPDGKAPQEYTHHERRAAILRHLIEVGSPAGVTQARLAERYGVHESTISRDMDRLRESVGEHLGTEAKFTTRTLYYHVVEELLAADDWRATKAAWDVAMDWNEWLAEIGEQRREPDRSEVDVDMRSRAVDVEYTVVREGDDDLPTTADGSPDHAALGFTAAPAVPEETGQEACDE
- a CDS encoding terminase large subunit domain-containing protein, whose product is MSETGEDDTAVQRRILRSLWEPHPGQRAIMAHPARFRVVACGRRWGKSEMCAHLALEHALEHPGSTVWWVAPTYDQANEFGFDKVKPLLSTTVLADDPKRTKPREFVLTNGSTVSFRSAEREDSLRGGGVDFLVIDESGSVPDRAWTDELRPALSDTEGDAVFVGTPKGRNWFHQWFQRGQSADHPEVASWQAPTIQNPHVPDEEVEAAREDMPERVFEQEYRAQFVDDTGGVFRNVREQVEDYDLPVAPADCEAPFAIGVDLARLQNWTVAVVLDDRGTVVAFERLQQTTWSRIQQTIEQLAGRYDPATVALDASRDNKIVQDLADAGLATEPVRFTPAKKRTLVENLATALEIDELTLSSDATPLVNELEVYEYEATESGQIRYTAPSGFHDDCVDALALAEWARSNARREPIQVPSTW
- the queC gene encoding 7-cyano-7-deazaguanine synthase QueC, whose translation is MSENAVILVSGGMDSATAVYEAIHRGYEPYFLHTSYGQETEDKELECARALAEEVEAADFLHVATEHLSAIGDSSLTDDEIDVAEADPDAEGIPTSYVPFRNANLLSMAVSYAEASDCRALFIGAHSEDFAGYPDCRPEFFEAFQQVIDVGTKPETKIDLIAPFVEWSKTDIAERGLELGVPYELTWSCYRSEEPACGTCDSCAFRLEAFQNVGAEDPIEYESRVDRQ
- the folE gene encoding GTP cyclohydrolase I, whose protein sequence is MTDNQLQYEETTADPVEDSEIDLEKARRGTRLLLEAIGEEPEKAPLAETWDRRVPAMMETLTEGTRETAKPDLRTFGADTDELVVKTEIPIYSLCEHHMLPFFGVAHIGYRPGEEIVGLSKLPRYVRWQSRRLATQEGLTADIAEGLQDELDPESVIVEVSATHLCEAMRGVETRTETTSRATAGDPNDCDRTQFDNVLSNL
- a CDS encoding 7-carboxy-7-deazaguanine synthase QueE, coding for MPVATDVSDVGSEDTPEAAALPINELFYSLQGEGKLAGVPSVFVRTSGCNLRCWFCDSYHTSWEPTGAWLTIDKLVEQIAEFDAAEHVVVTGGEPMIHDDTEELLEELADRGFHTTVETNGTIYRDAPIDLASISPKLASSTPTEELDPKGAGEWAERHENRRIDVDTLSDLVDAYDSQLKFVVTGPDDMAEIEDLLVRLRETADTEIENNDVLLMPEGMTREELDERRGTVAELAQDHGYRYTPRLHVDLWNDAPGT
- a CDS encoding 6-pyruvoyl tetrahydropterin synthase family protein, with translation MPRGLSEAASSNIELAEAGERTLRIGGDSPIRISTGHRIRHHDGKCSRPHGHNYEITIEVTGTLTMEGWVVDKGIVTDIIDEWDHRFLLEKSDPLAKAFEEAGEGESLLLLDHPPTAEVMSLELERELEEELPENVSNASVTVRETGELCATY
- a CDS encoding ribbon-helix-helix domain-containing protein, whose product is MAKVSVEIPDELLEDLDEHVGEGKKFVNRSEAIRGSIRKTLDIFDDIDERQGRIEES
- a CDS encoding GIY-YIG nuclease family protein; protein product: MNLSSIPTESGVYCMFDLDGAPAYAGQTSNIRSRLRQHFIRQDSSVSSYGRLDPWDIASVSWWTTERCDPAEQELLTTFQPYLNFSAESDTPPLSTDISLDSPDGTFALMSDQEQEFRRQPYNRVKQKMEHINRMVDKIKYADHSDDTRRTLYEHKRILEENLQEFLGVDEMPG